From Micrococcus porci, one genomic window encodes:
- a CDS encoding cation:proton antiporter, whose protein sequence is MDLVMTVAGSVLAVAGAVVFLGAAVGLIRFPDPYTRISATGTAGGVGMILIVTGGLLLMPSVANLVKVVLIVVLQLGTAAIATMALGRSAYLTGVPMNLAHYDELAEDTPGREHGEPAPRHPED, encoded by the coding sequence GTGGACCTCGTGATGACCGTGGCCGGCTCCGTCCTCGCCGTGGCGGGCGCCGTCGTGTTCCTGGGCGCCGCCGTCGGGCTGATCCGCTTCCCGGACCCCTACACCCGCATCTCCGCGACCGGCACGGCCGGCGGCGTCGGGATGATCCTGATCGTCACCGGTGGGCTGCTGCTCATGCCGTCCGTCGCGAACCTCGTGAAGGTCGTCCTGATCGTGGTGCTGCAGCTGGGCACCGCGGCGATCGCCACCATGGCCCTGGGCCGGTCGGCGTACCTGACGGGCGTGCCGATGAACCTCGCCCACTACGACGAGCTGGCGGAGGACACCCCCGGGCGGGAGCACGGCGAGCCCGCGCCCCGGCACCCGGAGGACTGA
- a CDS encoding monovalent cation/H+ antiporter complex subunit F, which yields MSGLLQDYDWSLAGIDLAIALLLVAALVSAVRILRGPLDADRAVSGDLLTFSVLGMVVMFGVRAQNPFTFDLVLVAAIVAFLSGMSLARALTRGKR from the coding sequence ATGAGCGGGCTCCTGCAGGACTACGACTGGTCGCTGGCGGGGATCGACCTCGCCATCGCCCTGCTGCTCGTGGCCGCGCTGGTGTCCGCCGTGCGCATCCTCCGCGGCCCGCTCGACGCCGACCGCGCCGTCTCCGGGGACCTGCTGACCTTCAGCGTCCTGGGCATGGTGGTGATGTTCGGCGTCCGCGCGCAGAACCCGTTCACGTTCGACCTGGTGCTGGTGGCGGCGATCGTCGCGTTCCTCTCCGGGATGTCCCTGGCCCGCGCGCTGACGCGCGGCAAGCGCTGA
- a CDS encoding Na+/H+ antiporter subunit E, with product MTVHHPDGGVDLTPGTASAASWPLRWLLFWCWYAWALVTSSGAVLHDLLTPGDQARSGIARVRSNCRTDAEVTLFSALITLTPGTLTLGTRREGAQGQEPGDPEARRLLYVHGLYADDADALRAEIHDMEARMLHAMRRTGVAR from the coding sequence ATGACCGTCCACCATCCCGACGGGGGCGTCGACCTGACCCCCGGCACCGCCTCGGCGGCGTCCTGGCCGCTGCGCTGGCTCCTGTTCTGGTGCTGGTACGCGTGGGCCCTCGTGACGTCCTCGGGCGCGGTGCTCCACGACCTGCTGACCCCCGGGGACCAGGCTCGCTCCGGCATCGCGCGGGTGCGCAGCAACTGCCGCACCGACGCCGAGGTCACCCTGTTCTCCGCCCTGATCACCCTCACCCCGGGCACCCTCACCCTGGGCACCCGGCGCGAGGGCGCCCAGGGTCAGGAGCCGGGCGACCCCGAGGCCCGCCGCCTGCTGTACGTCCACGGCCTGTACGCCGACGACGCCGACGCCCTGCGCGCCGAGATCCACGACATGGAGGCCCGCATGCTCCACGCGATGCGCCGCACGGGGGTGGCCCGATGA
- a CDS encoding monovalent cation/H+ antiporter subunit D family protein produces the protein MSDHAVGLLLPLFVAVPLLSAGLLVVAGSRPRLHRAVLAAVLAGGTVGGGLLMARAADGSVAAAGVGGWPDGIAIAFAADMLTGLMVALTAGLTLVGAWFAYGSRVANSAHFAPFMLVLMAGVHGALLTADLFNLFVFIEVMLLPSYGLYVLSANRREPLRRVDGARMYVTLNLLTSTILVTGVGFVYALTGSVNMAVLAGAARGDVRVALAAGLVLFALSIKASMLPMHGWLARAYPSTSPAVTAIFAALHTKVAVYAMYRIYMVVYDGDPRLLGLILTLCLATLMVGAVASVGEHGARAVLSWQMVSGIGGIMVGLGLATQAGLSAGLFYLVHHMVVMACLLTATGAIEVRYGSGRLADLQGLAVREPLIAAAFFVGMLSLVGIPPFSGFAGKLALVLAGVAAGRTVTVVLVLVASLISLWALLRIWDAWFWGRPRAPHGHRERLDTAALPLVHGDGVMPAAGAPVHPAGRGSSTDSERAEAWASTETLDTPTGVLPVVVDPDEDHTASRIPLRLAGPAALMAAATLALGLGAEGLWSVTDQAARGLADPTAYIEAVLGR, from the coding sequence ATGAGCGACCACGCCGTCGGACTGCTGCTGCCCCTGTTCGTCGCCGTGCCGCTCCTGTCGGCGGGGCTGCTCGTCGTCGCAGGCTCCCGGCCCCGCCTCCATCGGGCCGTGCTGGCCGCCGTGCTCGCCGGCGGGACCGTCGGGGGAGGCCTGCTCATGGCCCGCGCGGCGGACGGCTCCGTGGCCGCCGCGGGCGTGGGCGGATGGCCGGACGGCATCGCGATCGCGTTCGCCGCGGACATGCTCACCGGGCTGATGGTCGCGCTCACGGCGGGGCTGACGCTCGTGGGCGCGTGGTTCGCCTACGGCTCCCGCGTGGCCAACTCGGCCCACTTCGCGCCCTTCATGCTCGTGCTCATGGCCGGCGTGCACGGGGCCCTGCTCACCGCGGACCTGTTCAACCTGTTCGTGTTCATCGAGGTCATGCTGCTGCCCTCCTACGGGCTGTACGTGCTCTCCGCGAACCGCCGTGAGCCCCTGCGGCGCGTGGACGGCGCCCGCATGTACGTGACCCTGAACCTGCTGACCTCCACGATCCTGGTCACGGGCGTCGGCTTCGTGTACGCCCTCACGGGCTCGGTGAACATGGCCGTGCTGGCCGGGGCCGCGCGCGGCGACGTGCGCGTCGCCCTCGCGGCGGGCCTCGTCCTCTTCGCGCTGTCCATCAAGGCGTCCATGCTGCCGATGCACGGCTGGCTCGCCCGCGCCTACCCGTCCACCTCCCCGGCGGTGACGGCGATCTTCGCCGCGCTCCACACCAAGGTCGCGGTCTACGCCATGTACCGGATCTACATGGTCGTGTACGACGGCGACCCCCGCCTCCTCGGGCTCATCCTGACGCTGTGCCTGGCCACGCTGATGGTCGGCGCCGTGGCGTCCGTGGGCGAGCACGGGGCGCGCGCGGTGCTGTCCTGGCAGATGGTCTCGGGCATCGGCGGCATCATGGTCGGACTCGGCCTGGCCACCCAGGCCGGGCTGTCCGCGGGCCTGTTCTACCTGGTGCACCACATGGTGGTCATGGCGTGCCTGCTCACCGCCACGGGCGCGATCGAGGTGCGCTACGGCTCCGGCCGGCTGGCCGACCTGCAGGGCCTCGCGGTGCGCGAGCCGCTGATCGCCGCCGCGTTCTTCGTCGGCATGCTGTCCCTGGTGGGCATCCCGCCGTTCTCCGGGTTCGCCGGCAAGCTCGCCCTGGTGCTGGCCGGCGTCGCGGCGGGCCGCACGGTCACGGTGGTGCTCGTCCTGGTCGCCTCCCTCATCAGCCTGTGGGCGCTCCTGCGGATCTGGGACGCCTGGTTCTGGGGTCGCCCCCGGGCCCCGCACGGCCATCGGGAGCGGCTCGACACCGCCGCGCTGCCCCTGGTCCACGGGGACGGCGTCATGCCGGCCGCCGGCGCCCCCGTGCACCCCGCGGGCCGCGGCTCGAGCACGGACTCGGAGCGCGCGGAGGCCTGGGCGTCGACGGAGACCCTGGACACGCCCACGGGCGTCCTGCCCGTCGTCGTCGACCCGGACGAGGACCACACGGCCTCGCGCATCCCGCTGCGCCTGGCCGGCCCGGCCGCGCTGATGGCCGCCGCCACCCTCGCCCTCGGCCTCGGCGCCGAGGGGCTCTGGTCCGTGACGGACCAGGCGGCCCGCGGCCTGGCCGACCCCACCGCGTACATCGAGGCGGTGCTCGGCCGATGA
- a CDS encoding sodium:proton antiporter, producing the protein MTVALTVGLLMAGAVYLFSKRELLRVILGMVLLGHAANLAILATGGTDRRALPFVDGGPAPAGAADPLPQAFVLTAIVISFAVTVLLLVLAVTGRADDAVAAPGERPDVREAAAADARFPLAERHAAARTLTGSLPAAPEAGATPEREERA; encoded by the coding sequence ATGACCGTCGCGCTCACCGTCGGCCTGCTCATGGCCGGCGCCGTCTACCTGTTCTCCAAGCGCGAGCTGCTGCGCGTGATCCTGGGCATGGTCCTGCTGGGCCATGCCGCGAACCTCGCGATCCTGGCCACCGGCGGCACCGACCGCCGCGCCCTGCCGTTCGTGGACGGCGGCCCCGCCCCGGCCGGGGCTGCCGACCCGTTGCCTCAGGCGTTCGTGCTGACGGCCATCGTCATCTCCTTCGCGGTGACCGTCCTGCTGCTCGTGCTCGCCGTGACCGGCCGTGCGGACGACGCCGTCGCCGCCCCGGGCGAGCGCCCCGACGTCCGCGAGGCCGCGGCCGCGGACGCCCGCTTCCCCCTGGCCGAGCGCCATGCGGCGGCCCGCACCCTGACCGGCTCCCTGCCCGCCGCGCCGGAGGCCGGCGCCACGCCCGAGCGGGAGGAGCGCGCATGA
- a CDS encoding DUF4040 family protein, protein MLLTSLLLTLLAVVLAAPLGRTLGRDAGWVLALPLLTSAGALVSARAGGGGETVVERRPWIPSLGAHLDLRLDGLAFVFALLVLVVGAGILAYSSRYLPRDRDEARAGSFYTLMTAFAASMLLLVLADNLVVLFVAWEFTSFASFLLIARSGDHARRPAIRTLLVTVGGGLCLLAAVALTAARTGTASLSGALASDAWADPGFAAPVAALLAVAAFTKSAQFPFQSWLPDSMVAISPVSAYLHAAAMVKAGIYLLLVFSPVLAGTPVWSALLIGSGLTTALLGAVSAIRRHDLKGLLAYSTMSQLGLLVTAIGVGTPTALAAAVVHTVAHALFKSTLFMLIGVVDHEAGTRDLRDLAARHVRMPVTGAAIAVAAASMAGLPPLLGFVSKEGLLDAALGAQGPAWLPGLVTAGIALTSVFTVAYSGRLVLGALGVWGTAPAGAADMWSAGRGEDVHEAPAAFWAVPVLGVVVTLVLGLVPGVLDEAVAAAATAAAGAPVHAHLALWHGVTPALLVSAGVIAAGLALVAARRPVERVASHAGLPFSGLGVVDGILRGAVSLGAAVSRVSGGIAPRAHLLMPALVLGAFAVAGVVASPDLPAVVGQPSRWHDWALVALVGVGVAATLRARTRIAAMVVVGTVGFGVTLWFFTLGAVDVALTQLMVEVLTVCVMVLLLRRLPARFSAESTPHRAGAVAAAVIAGVASTLSVLAFTGRREISDIAQYYLDRTYPDAGGHNVVNVILVDFRALDTLGEMTVLGVTGLTVAALLMNRRPAPPQPSAVDVRSPLAAVHENLVYARTFGRALGPIILVLSVLLLLRGHYEPGGGFIAALVGGAGYALLHLSADTDDEPRLRWPYLALIGGGVTLGTVAGLAGYLTGKGFLGSASVKVLGYSLGTTLAFDMGVYLAVLGLIVAAFRLLGPDNATADDAAPAPTTGGESAREEAAR, encoded by the coding sequence ATGCTGCTGACCAGCCTCCTGCTCACCCTCCTCGCCGTCGTCCTGGCCGCCCCCCTCGGGCGCACCCTCGGCCGCGACGCCGGATGGGTCCTCGCCCTTCCCCTGCTGACCTCCGCGGGGGCCCTCGTGTCCGCGCGCGCCGGCGGGGGCGGGGAGACCGTCGTCGAGCGCCGTCCGTGGATCCCGTCCCTGGGAGCCCACCTGGACCTGCGCCTGGACGGACTCGCGTTCGTCTTCGCGCTGCTGGTGCTCGTGGTGGGCGCGGGCATCCTGGCCTACTCCAGCCGGTACCTGCCCCGGGACCGAGACGAGGCCCGCGCCGGCTCCTTCTACACGCTGATGACGGCGTTCGCCGCGTCCATGCTGCTGCTGGTGCTGGCGGACAACCTGGTGGTCCTGTTCGTGGCGTGGGAGTTCACGTCCTTCGCCTCGTTCCTGCTGATCGCCCGTTCCGGGGACCACGCGCGCCGCCCGGCGATCCGCACCCTCCTCGTCACGGTCGGCGGAGGGCTGTGCCTGCTCGCCGCGGTCGCGCTGACGGCCGCGCGCACCGGGACGGCGTCCCTGTCCGGGGCGCTGGCCTCGGACGCGTGGGCGGACCCGGGCTTCGCCGCCCCGGTGGCCGCGCTGCTGGCCGTCGCCGCGTTCACCAAGTCGGCGCAGTTCCCGTTCCAGTCCTGGCTGCCGGACTCCATGGTGGCCATCTCCCCGGTCTCCGCGTACCTGCACGCCGCCGCCATGGTGAAGGCCGGCATCTACCTGCTGCTGGTGTTCAGCCCCGTGCTGGCCGGCACGCCCGTCTGGTCCGCCCTCCTGATCGGCTCCGGCCTGACGACGGCGCTGCTCGGCGCGGTCTCCGCGATCCGCCGGCACGACCTCAAGGGCCTGCTGGCCTACTCCACCATGAGCCAGCTCGGCCTCCTGGTGACGGCGATCGGCGTCGGCACCCCCACCGCCCTGGCCGCCGCGGTGGTGCACACCGTGGCGCACGCCCTGTTCAAGTCCACGCTGTTCATGCTCATCGGGGTCGTGGACCACGAGGCGGGCACCCGCGACCTGCGCGACCTCGCCGCCCGCCACGTGCGGATGCCCGTCACCGGCGCCGCGATCGCCGTGGCGGCCGCCTCCATGGCGGGTCTGCCCCCGCTGCTGGGCTTCGTCTCCAAGGAGGGCCTGCTCGACGCCGCCCTCGGTGCGCAGGGCCCGGCCTGGCTGCCCGGCCTGGTCACCGCGGGCATCGCCCTGACCAGCGTGTTCACCGTCGCCTACTCCGGTCGCCTGGTGCTCGGCGCCCTCGGCGTGTGGGGCACCGCGCCCGCCGGTGCCGCCGACATGTGGTCGGCGGGCCGCGGCGAGGACGTCCACGAGGCCCCCGCGGCCTTCTGGGCCGTGCCCGTGCTCGGCGTGGTCGTGACCCTGGTCCTCGGGCTGGTCCCCGGCGTCCTCGACGAGGCCGTCGCGGCCGCCGCCACGGCCGCGGCCGGCGCCCCGGTCCACGCGCACCTCGCACTCTGGCACGGCGTGACCCCGGCGCTGCTCGTCTCGGCAGGCGTCATCGCGGCGGGCCTGGCCCTGGTGGCCGCGCGCCGTCCGGTCGAGCGCGTCGCCTCCCATGCGGGGCTGCCGTTCTCGGGCCTCGGCGTCGTGGACGGGATCCTGCGCGGGGCCGTGTCCCTGGGCGCCGCGGTCTCCCGCGTCTCCGGCGGCATCGCCCCGCGGGCGCACCTGCTGATGCCCGCACTGGTGCTCGGTGCCTTCGCCGTGGCCGGGGTCGTCGCGTCGCCGGATCTGCCGGCCGTCGTCGGGCAGCCCTCGCGCTGGCATGACTGGGCGTTGGTCGCCCTCGTCGGCGTGGGCGTGGCCGCCACCCTGCGCGCGCGCACCCGCATCGCGGCCATGGTGGTCGTGGGCACGGTGGGCTTCGGCGTCACGCTGTGGTTCTTCACCCTCGGGGCCGTGGACGTGGCCCTCACCCAGCTGATGGTGGAGGTCCTCACCGTCTGCGTCATGGTGCTGCTGCTCCGCCGCCTGCCCGCCCGATTCTCTGCGGAGTCCACGCCGCACCGCGCGGGGGCGGTGGCCGCCGCGGTGATCGCCGGCGTCGCCTCCACCCTGAGCGTGCTGGCCTTCACGGGCCGGCGGGAGATCTCGGACATCGCGCAGTACTACCTGGACCGCACCTACCCGGACGCCGGCGGGCACAACGTCGTCAACGTGATCCTCGTGGACTTCCGCGCGCTCGACACGCTGGGGGAGATGACGGTGCTCGGTGTGACCGGTCTGACCGTCGCCGCCCTGCTCATGAACCGCCGCCCGGCGCCCCCGCAGCCGTCCGCCGTGGACGTGCGCTCCCCGCTGGCCGCGGTCCACGAGAACCTCGTCTACGCCCGGACCTTCGGCCGCGCGCTGGGGCCCATCATCCTGGTGCTGTCCGTGCTGCTGCTGCTGCGCGGCCACTACGAGCCCGGGGGCGGGTTCATCGCCGCGCTCGTCGGCGGCGCGGGCTACGCGCTGCTGCACCTCTCCGCGGACACGGACGACGAGCCGCGCCTGCGCTGGCCGTACCTGGCCCTGATCGGCGGCGGCGTGACCCTGGGCACCGTGGCCGGCCTGGCCGGGTACCTCACCGGCAAGGGCTTCCTCGGGTCGGCGAGCGTCAAGGTCCTCGGCTACAGCCTGGGCACCACCCTGGCCTTCGACATGGGCGTGTACCTCGCCGTCCTCGGGCTGATCGTGGCCGCGTTCCGCCTCCTGGGCCCGGACAACGCCACCGCCGACGACGCCGCCCCCGCACCGACCACCGGCGGCGAGTCCGCCCGAGAGGAGGCGGCCCGATGA
- a CDS encoding ANTAR domain-containing response regulator: MTIPAESADPTAGLRVVVAEDEALIRLDVVETLTHAGHTVVAEVGDGQAAVAAVREHRPDIVVMDVMMPVMDGIAAAGEIAAERLAPVVMLTAFSQRDLVERASQVGAMAYVVKPFTEKDLLPAMELAVARFDQLRGLEEEVRGLEDRLATRKLVDRAKSLLQAHMGLSEAESFRWIQKTSMDRRLTMREVAQTVVDQIGA; encoded by the coding sequence ATGACCATCCCCGCTGAGAGCGCCGACCCGACCGCCGGGCTGCGCGTCGTCGTCGCCGAGGACGAGGCCCTCATCCGCCTGGACGTCGTGGAGACCCTGACGCACGCCGGGCACACGGTCGTCGCGGAGGTCGGCGACGGGCAGGCCGCGGTCGCGGCCGTCCGGGAGCACCGCCCGGACATCGTGGTCATGGACGTGATGATGCCCGTCATGGACGGCATCGCCGCCGCCGGGGAGATCGCCGCCGAGCGGCTGGCCCCCGTGGTCATGCTCACCGCGTTCAGCCAGCGGGACCTCGTCGAGCGGGCCTCCCAGGTCGGTGCCATGGCCTACGTGGTCAAGCCCTTCACGGAGAAGGACCTCCTGCCCGCGATGGAGCTCGCGGTGGCGCGCTTCGACCAGCTGCGCGGGCTCGAGGAGGAGGTGCGCGGCCTGGAGGACCGGCTGGCCACACGCAAGCTCGTGGACCGCGCCAAGTCCCTGCTGCAGGCGCACATGGGCCTCTCCGAAGCCGAGTCCTTCCGCTGGATCCAGAAGACGTCCATGGACCGGCGCCTGACCATGCGCGAGGTCGCGCAGACGGTCGTCGACCAGATCGGCGCCTGA
- the pyk gene encoding pyruvate kinase, translating into MRHAKIIATFGPATQTDETTRALIRAGADVVRLNMSHGDHEVHASSYERVRRLSVEEKRPVAIFADLQGPKIRLARFSDGPHELAVGDRFTITTREVTGSREIVGTTHKGLPGDVSVGDPLLVDDGKVRLRAVEVTDTDVVTEVVVPGKVSDNKGINLPGVAVNVPALSEKDEEDLRWALETGVDMVALSFVRDAADVTRVHEVMDEVGRRIPVIAKIEKPQAVDNLEAIVDAFDAIMVARGDLGVELPLEDVPIVQKRAIELARRWAKPVIVATQVLESMIENPRPTRAEASDCANAVLDGADAVMLSGETSVGAYPVQTVETMARIIESTETHGLDMIHPLGSRPRTRGGAITRAAVEVAGQLDIPFLATFTESGDTARRLSRLRPSQPIYAFTHEEHTHNILCLTWGVYPKMVPFADSTDKMTMQVEESLTSEGIAEQGDLVVIAAGSPPGKVGSTNTLRVHRVGDGVAADSSPVAPEDREPVGFWAAHSPM; encoded by the coding sequence ATGAGACACGCCAAGATCATCGCCACCTTCGGCCCGGCCACCCAGACCGACGAGACCACCCGCGCGCTGATCCGGGCAGGCGCCGACGTGGTCCGTCTGAACATGAGCCACGGAGACCACGAGGTCCACGCCTCGTCCTATGAGCGCGTCCGTCGGCTCTCGGTCGAGGAGAAGCGCCCCGTCGCGATCTTCGCGGACCTGCAGGGCCCCAAGATCCGCCTGGCCCGCTTCTCCGACGGGCCGCACGAGCTCGCCGTGGGGGACCGGTTCACCATCACCACCCGCGAGGTCACCGGCAGCAGGGAGATCGTCGGCACCACCCACAAGGGCCTGCCCGGGGACGTCAGCGTGGGCGACCCGCTCCTGGTCGACGACGGCAAGGTCCGGCTGCGCGCCGTGGAGGTGACGGACACCGACGTGGTGACCGAGGTCGTCGTCCCCGGCAAGGTCTCCGACAACAAGGGCATCAACCTGCCCGGCGTCGCCGTGAACGTGCCCGCCCTGTCGGAGAAGGACGAGGAGGACCTGCGCTGGGCCCTCGAGACCGGCGTGGACATGGTCGCCCTCTCCTTCGTGCGCGACGCGGCGGACGTCACGCGCGTGCACGAGGTCATGGACGAGGTCGGGCGCCGGATCCCGGTGATCGCCAAGATCGAGAAGCCGCAGGCCGTGGACAACCTCGAGGCCATCGTCGACGCCTTCGACGCCATCATGGTGGCGCGCGGCGACCTCGGCGTGGAGCTGCCGCTGGAGGACGTGCCGATCGTCCAGAAGCGCGCCATCGAGCTCGCCCGCCGGTGGGCGAAGCCCGTCATCGTGGCCACCCAGGTCCTGGAGTCCATGATCGAGAACCCCCGGCCGACGCGCGCCGAGGCCTCGGACTGCGCCAACGCGGTGCTGGACGGCGCGGACGCCGTGATGCTCTCCGGCGAGACCTCCGTGGGCGCCTACCCGGTGCAGACCGTCGAGACGATGGCGCGGATCATCGAGTCCACGGAGACCCACGGCCTGGACATGATCCACCCCCTCGGCTCGCGCCCCCGCACCCGCGGCGGCGCGATCACCCGTGCGGCCGTGGAGGTGGCCGGCCAGCTGGACATCCCGTTCCTGGCCACGTTCACGGAGTCCGGTGACACGGCGCGTCGGCTGTCCCGCCTGCGCCCGAGCCAGCCGATCTACGCGTTCACGCACGAGGAGCACACCCACAACATCCTGTGCCTGACGTGGGGCGTCTACCCGAAGATGGTCCCGTTCGCGGACTCCACGGACAAGATGACCATGCAGGTGGAGGAGTCCCTCACCAGCGAGGGGATCGCGGAGCAGGGCGACCTCGTCGTGATCGCGGCGGGCTCTCCTCCTGGGAAGGTCGGCTCCACGAACACCCTGCGCGTCCACCGCGTGGGCGACGGCGTCGCCGCGGACTCCTCGCCCGTGGCCCCGGAGGATCGCGAGCCGGTCGGCTTCTGGGCGGCGCACTCGCCGATGTGA
- a CDS encoding glutamate synthase subunit beta encodes MADPRGFLKNRERVERPTRPVPVRIMDFKDVYVRQDEAVVRTQASRCMDCGIPFCHSGCPLGNLIPEWNDLVRRGRWEDAAARLHSTNNFPEVTGRICPAPCEDACTLGINQPAVTIKQTEVAIAEQIFDHDWLEPVVPTRINGHTVAVVGSGPAGLAAAQQLTRAGFTVVVYERDDRPGGLLRYGIPDFKLEKDVLDRRLAQMEAEGTRFRTGVEIGRDLAWDALKARFDAVIVATGAPVGRELPVPGRGLDGIHLAMDYLVQSNHATAGDDVPGQITAEGRHVVVLGGGDTGADCIGTAHRQGAASVTTLAIGQQLPVDRPVHQPWPTVPKVHQMTTADAEGGQREHLASTVEFLGDENGRVRALRVAETEYRADGTRGPKAGTEREVKADLVLLALGFTGVEEEALTAQLAVRTERGLVARAGTYETDEPGVFVCGDAGRGASLVVWAIAEGRACAQAVDESLESWSRLPHPVDPTDRGLVLG; translated from the coding sequence GTGGCTGATCCGCGCGGATTCCTGAAGAACCGGGAGCGCGTCGAGCGCCCCACGCGCCCGGTGCCGGTGCGCATCATGGACTTCAAGGACGTGTACGTCCGTCAGGACGAGGCCGTCGTGCGCACCCAGGCGAGCCGCTGCATGGACTGCGGCATCCCGTTCTGCCACTCCGGCTGCCCCCTCGGGAACCTCATCCCCGAGTGGAACGACCTCGTGCGCCGCGGGCGCTGGGAGGACGCGGCCGCCCGGCTGCACTCGACGAACAACTTCCCCGAGGTCACCGGGCGCATCTGCCCGGCCCCCTGCGAGGATGCGTGCACGCTGGGCATCAACCAGCCCGCCGTGACCATCAAGCAGACCGAGGTCGCCATCGCCGAGCAGATCTTCGACCATGACTGGCTGGAGCCGGTCGTGCCGACCCGGATCAACGGCCACACGGTGGCCGTGGTCGGCTCCGGGCCGGCCGGACTGGCCGCGGCCCAGCAGCTCACGCGGGCCGGCTTCACCGTGGTCGTCTACGAGCGGGACGACCGCCCCGGCGGCCTCCTGCGCTACGGCATCCCGGACTTCAAGCTGGAGAAGGACGTCCTGGACCGCCGCCTGGCGCAGATGGAGGCGGAGGGCACGCGCTTCCGCACCGGGGTGGAGATCGGTCGGGACCTCGCGTGGGACGCCCTCAAGGCCCGCTTCGACGCGGTGATCGTGGCCACCGGCGCCCCCGTGGGACGGGAGCTGCCCGTGCCCGGCCGCGGCCTGGACGGCATCCACCTGGCCATGGACTACCTCGTGCAGTCCAATCACGCCACCGCCGGCGACGACGTGCCCGGCCAGATCACGGCGGAGGGGCGTCACGTCGTCGTCCTGGGCGGCGGCGACACCGGTGCGGACTGCATCGGCACCGCGCACCGCCAGGGCGCGGCCTCGGTGACCACGCTCGCGATCGGCCAGCAGCTGCCCGTGGACCGTCCGGTGCACCAGCCGTGGCCGACCGTGCCGAAGGTCCACCAGATGACCACGGCCGACGCCGAGGGCGGTCAGCGTGAGCACCTCGCCTCCACCGTGGAGTTCCTCGGCGACGAGAACGGCCGCGTGCGCGCCCTGCGCGTCGCGGAGACCGAGTACCGGGCGGACGGCACCCGGGGGCCCAAGGCCGGCACCGAGCGCGAGGTCAAGGCGGACCTGGTGCTGCTCGCCCTGGGCTTCACGGGGGTCGAGGAAGAGGCGCTGACCGCGCAGCTGGCCGTGCGCACGGAACGCGGCCTCGTGGCCCGGGCGGGGACCTACGAGACGGACGAGCCCGGCGTCTTCGTCTGCGGCGACGCCGGGCGCGGCGCCTCCCTGGTCGTGTGGGCCATCGCCGAGGGGCGCGCGTGCGCGCAGGCCGTGGACGAGTCCCTCGAGAGCTGGTCGCGGCTCCCGCACCCGGTGGACCCCACGGACCGGGGCCTCGTCCTCGGCTGA